One Coffea eugenioides isolate CCC68of chromosome 2, Ceug_1.0, whole genome shotgun sequence genomic window, AATAAAAAATCCCATTTGGCTTGATCAACTTTGTCTCCAATAGCCTGCAAATTGTGTGTATAGATCATTCCATCATTGCCTTTGTTGCTATAATCAATTTCAACAGTCTCTTGATTCGCATTAGGAGCCCAGTTCTCAACTATCCCCAAAACAGAACCTATAACTCCAACATAAGAAGAACATTCATCCTCTGCACTTCTTGAAGGGGAGAAGCCTTCAAAGCTACAATATGTTTTTACTTCTTGATACCTAGGATTCAAGGTTATTCCTTCAGTAAGAAACATGGGATGGCCCAAGATTTCATTCTTTCCATCCCCTATTCCCACGTCTTTGGTATCCTCCACTGGAGGTTCATCCAGATTTTTCAAGATTCCATCATCCTCAATGAAGGGCATTTTAACAATACTAGTTTCCTCCATATTCAGTTGCTCATCCATTTTCACGGTCTCAAGTTCAAGAAGTTGATTCTTGAATTCTAATTCTCTTTCATTGCTCAACGTTGAATGTTCCAACTCCTTTTGAACTGAAATGGATGAAGAAGGAAGCTTTGAACTTTCACCAAACAAGTGGTGTTCTTCAATTGCAAAACCATAGTCACCTTCCAAATGTTCGTCCATTTCACCATGGAGGACTTCAAACTTGTCTGTTTCTACCGTTGCCAAATGTGCATTAGTCCACTTCTTGATTGGGGCAGATATTGAAAGAGGGACCTCCttgaaatttgatttctttgtttcttcAAGAATTTGATTAGTGAAATTTCCTTCCATCTGTTTGGCTTGATTAGACACAGTTGAAAGCTactcattttcatccaaaattGGATAATCCTCCCTTGATCGCCCCTCTCTGATTAGGGTTCTTAGGAATTCATTAAATGTAGCTGCAAATGAAATCATACTACTCCTTAACTCGAAATCAATCTTGTCTGGCCTAGATTTGCATTCTGTTGCATTTACTTCTGTTGTGCATTCCGCTACATTTACTTCCGTTAACTATGAAACTCAGATTCTTGTGTCCCCATTTGATGAAGCAAGAATCTATttgaaaagaaggaaaagagagaaaagaaaggaaatagaGGAAGAATGCGGATTAATAGAAGAGTTGAAGATAGAGATAAGAACGGGAAAAGAAGGGACAAGGAAGAGCAGAAATGAGAGAGGAACAGAGAGAAGATTCGAAAAAAGAATGATATCTTTGGGGTAATCAAAGCTTGCAATCCGACGATCCCTGGTTCTAATACCAATTGTAATGATCAAGGCTGAAGAATTAAGGAATTGAGGAAGATAAAAGGAGAGGAAAGAGAAGAACTATTGGGGAAGAAGATAATGGAGCAGGAAGGATAGGGAAGATAGAGTTCAGAGCAGAATTGATTATTTGGAAGAGAAGATTACAATTCACATGTCCAACTGATCTTCATTACATCCCCAATTTTCTATATATAGATTCAGCTTACAAAGTAATTACACGTAACTAACATTCCTCTTACAACTAATTGGTCTAATTATCAGAATGGGTCATAACACTTTGCTACAGCCCAAAGGGtctaaaagaagatcaaaacACTAAAGAAATTGTATTAATAAATACAAATGAGTACAGAAGATATCCTCCTAGGCAAAGGGAATTGcgctaaaatatatatatattttttaaaaagatcgatttgttccaaaaaaaaccaaaagaatCACATGGCTACAGATGACCACACAAAGAGCTATATTTTGTGAACTGAGAAGATAACACTACAATCACAAGAATTGTAAAAGTTTGCAAAGACCACAATGTTCTTCCCGTATAGAACTCGCTACCGCATTCCATGGCTCACCCAAAAGAGCTATACTTCCAGCGTAACCGCCAACGATGAAATTGACAATGTAGTTGTACAAAAATAGTTAAACACAAAGCTCAAAGTCTTAGCAAATTCCACCATTCATTCTTGCATACACAAGTACAAAATTCCGTTCAAATTCAATTGCTCAAAAACGTTTATCCTCTTCCTAGTTTACTCAAATTCAATTATTACTTCTTCAATACACATGAAACATGTTTAACCACCAAAGAATCTatctataaaaaaaatgatgatttcAAATATAACTACGAATCTTATCTAATAATATGTATTTGCTTGATTTTACTATTTTTGCCTGgagaaacaaataaataaataacagtAATCATCTCTTCTCAATGTCCTTGGATtttaaaactcatttcccaCTGGAGAAATGAATcccaagagaagaaaaattgaTATACCATCATTCAATCCAGAATTAAATGCTATACAGCAGAAGCAATTCAATACCACAAGTAAAACGAAGACATAGCTAGCTCAAGCACCGAAAACTAAAACTTGCACATACATACATAAATTTCCACCAATTATAAATTATAGTAGAAAACTGAAGTTTGACCAAGAACCGAAaaatttaacccaaaaaaaattaaactgaCAGAATTTACAGGGACCTCAATTTTCACTTTGCTCAAAAGAAGGCGGGAAGGACTGGTACGACACTGGAAAGGGTAACTTTTTCTGGTACAAAAGTTGCCAGCATATTCATCAATCAAAAGTGTAACAAAATGCCACCGTATAGCCTCCTACCAAATCAACAGATGAGATGCAGCTATTATTTGTTAAGTGTTACAAGGGGTACGACCAACAAGCCTGCACTGGTCTGGTAGTAAGGAACAGATGACCTGCCCATTTACTGGGAAAAGTTCACCATCAATACCACAGCCTTTGTGTGTGTGCTTTCCAGGTTTAACCTTGACTGATTTTACCTGAAATGCAAGAAATTTAGTACCATTTGAGAAGCTATCTCAACATACTGACACGACGTTACTTCAGAAAAGTATACAGTTGTAtggaaaatcaaaattcacaaaatacAGACCAAGTTCCTGATTCCCAAGTTAAATTGAATACCTAGTCTCAACTTTAATCACTGCCCTCATGACACGTTTACAGAAAGTTTAGGTGAAGTCCTTGTTCAGGCTCATAAAAGCATGACTTCATTCTCATTCATTTGTGAAGGTGCCCAGTCATGGCCACTTAATATGCCTAAGATGCATATTCATTCATCATTCATATATGCTGGAGATCCTTATATTTAAATCTGAAAGATCATTTGGAACAATACAGTAACACAGTTTGTGATGCAATGCTTGTGATATGTAAAGGgagttggaaaaataaaaataaaaaaaaggtgaGCAAACAACATTTTTATGATGCAACAAAACACTTTTTGTGAAAAATGggctatccaaacaaacctattATTTTCTTTACGGTATATATTCTTCACAGTAATGGACTACTTGCTCTGTACAGTGAAAAATGGAGAGCAAAAGGAAATATTGCTGTTTTACCTTAACATATTCAACATATGGCAGTGACAGGTGTTTACCCAATTGTAGCCGCAAAAAGAATCTGATTAACCTCAACCGTCCATTTCCATGAACCAACAATAGATCCAAGTTTTTGTCATCATGCTCAGCTTTTGGTGCTACCACCTGTGAACTCAAACTTTGAACAGTTTTACATGAATGGTTGCACACCAACACACCAAGAAAATGACCTTTTTTGACCACCCATTTATCTTCAGACTTGAGGGCAATTTCCCTCTTGGCAGCAACATCTGCATCTTCTTTTGGACCTGGAAATTCAATAGAATTTTCCATATCCCAGTTAGGCTCAGTATCCCATCTTGGCTCTGCATCCCATATTGGACCCGGATCTGACATTGTCGAAGAAATATCCTCTTTATCATTTGGAGCATTATTTGCCCAAGAAGATCTCGTCGTATCATTAGCAGCAGTCACTCCAGTCCAGCCTTTGTCAGTCCTAGACTTGGACCTTGTCCTAGGCCAGTTGGGAGTTGAAGAAAGTGGTAGCTGAGGATGGATAACTTCAGGTTCAGATGTGGTGTTATTTCTTCCAGCCGAAAGCCGTTTTGATTTTGGATCAATTGCACGTACATACTCAGATGGCTCAGCACTACCAGAGGTAGCGTCCAAGTCCACTCCAGACATTCTGCTTGGGGTCATTATTGAATCAATACTTGATAGGCTAGAAGCTCTAGGAAGGCCCTCCTTGCTTGATCTCCTCATGATGTCAGTATACAAGTCTGCCATATCAATTACTTCCTGGTCAACCAGGCCTTTACCATCTCCAGTACCTTCTAATGAAGCTGGTAAGTATTCCACTTCAAAATTGTACTTTGGCAAGCAAAAGAATTTGAGGAAGCCGGCAACAAAATATCGTAAAGGCCCAAAGCGCTTCTGATATTTTTCAGAGAGTTCCAAAACTACAAGGAAACGAGCAAAGGGGTACAATAAATGTTTCAATCTGAATGCCAATAAATATTCAGTTAAATCATTCAGCATCAAACAGTAAAACTTAAAGACTTTACAGGAGAGAGAAAACTGATCTTCACAGCATCAGAAAAAGCCTTGTGCAATATATTtcattctaccaaaagtcaaTAAGAATAGACATACACCCCAAGCCAGTGACAGCTAATCCTCTATTTCCCGTGCCAAAGGACAGTGCTCTGTTAGCGGGGACTCTTCATTCATCACAACCCTGATATTGGTACAGAATAAGTACCTAACAGGGTCCCATTTAACTTAGGTTCTTTGACTTTCCAAGAATGCCTTGTGCATCAGAGCCTATTTTCCTTCATTCACcataaaaaaggagaaaaagataaCTCCATGGATGTTTGCAAGTGTTTTTTCTGTGGATGCTTTGCTGCATCAGTCTATTGATATTCTAGTATGCGAAAAACATACACTGCAATCATTTAGCAGACAAACAAGAATACTGTAATCAATAAGCACCTAACATGTACCTATATCTAAGTCTTTCAAAGCACCCCCGTATTTAGTTTTAGATGATTGATAAATTGGACACCTAAACATGTTCCCATATCTGACACCTGTACCTGAGTCCAACTAACATTGGGAGAGGAGTGGTGGGAGAGCAGGGGGCAGGCAAATAAAACTGCAACAAGGGAATGACAACCATATTGTGGCTTCGCCAGAGTAATTTTCTCCAGGTAGAGACCACTAGTTCTATTCCTATGTGCACCTCATTAAGAAATTAGAACTAACAGAAGCCAAAACTCATCACGCCATGATGGTGATCTCAGTAGTAATGTTTGCAAAATTGATGGTTACATGTGCTTAATGAAAAAATCAACAATGGCCAGCTCGTAAGAGTTAAATtgtcaaatatatttcaatcaGGGTTTTTATGCACTTTTGCACCAAACTGTCGAGTACATATAGCAACTCCAATAAGATGTTATAAACATGTTATTAAACAAGATTAAACATGTAATCCTCACCTACCAAACTTGGAAGAATACATTAGTCAAGCAGAAAGAACATAAGGTCAAAATTAGCAGCCTCCTGTCATCATTATAATCATGTTgttttcacatacaaatcacaAGCCAGATGTTAATCAACGAAACATGAGGCAATTTCGAATAGTATGAAAGCCAAACTTGCACTCCTGTCAATAAAAGCTTTCTGTTGGCAGCCAAACAAGCAGTCAATAAGTATAAGCTGGTGAGACATCTACATCAGGATTTTCCATATCAAGAACACATCATGTAAAGCACAAATATCACTACAATTTGACAGATTCAGATTATATTAAGTTCTCTAACCAACTGGGCCCCAAGTAGGGTGAGATAAAATGATATGTTCTCAATCCAGTACACTGTATTTTCAAACAAGCAGAATATCCACCATTCAATAACTTTATCAAGGCTGAATTCTGAAATACAACAAATCCATTAAGGTACAAACTAATCAAATCCACACATAGAATGTAGAGTCCTAGAGTGCCAATTAATTTACCGTCACTAACAAAACCAAAGTATGTCACAGTTGTCCCAAAGTGAATGCCACCACCTTGAATCCACTCAACAGCAAATACATCAGTAGCAGTAAGCCCTCCCTGTGATCAAGAAAACCAGATTATATATTAATACCAAAACGTAAACGAAGATCAGATGACTTTTAAGGAGCCACTATAAATCATTGCATTCTACTTTTATTTGATGTGGTGCCTTACATCTCCAGCACCTTTGCACGTGAATTGCTTCCAAAGTGCTGTATCCTAGAAGTTGCCCCTCAGCTAAGCTAAACCAAGTTCAATTCTACAATCGAAGTTTAGAACCTCACTCTAGGAACTATATATCTTATAACATGAGCCTGTAGCAATAACAAAATGTGAATTTCTTCTGACCGAAATCCCTTAATTATTTAGCAATATAATAAATGAGAccgacccaaaaaaaaaaaaagataggcTCCTAATTATCAATTGTTGCTGGTCATGTTATTCTTCCAGAGACATTTTAAGTAAGTCTAATCTATAATGGGAACTCCAGGATGTTTATTTTGTGGGTTTAGGATAAAGGAAGAGGTCTTTGCAATAAGTCAATCCATAAATTTTCAGGTGCTTAGTGAAAACCTCAAAAGCCTTCAAAGAGAGTACCCAACAGCTTAACTCTAGAGGCTGATGAACAAATGGAAAGCAACAGACTAACCAAAGACGCACATAAAATCAAAATCAGTGATTCAGAATATCAAACAAAGCTTTATAATGTAGTCAACTAGATTCTTATTATAGTTTATCCACCATAGAACCCAACATTGTAAGCCTGGAGAAGTTTAGTCTAAGTAGCTGGTAATGGAAGCAGTAACAATTAAAAAATCTACACTTAAATGCTACTTCACTTTCTTTGTGCTTAAAGGCATGACAAGCCATTCAAGTACTGGCACAGTTGCTCTCACAAACAACAAACATAAAGGCCATAACCTGCCCATTGAATTGATTCAAGACCAAGAATAGCAAATttataactattgtaattaGTGCCAAGAGTGGTTCATTTGCTAGCCTGAATCACAACAGTATGTTGCTATAGCAGTGAAAACATCCATATGATTCTCATTTCTGTCAAGTGATATTGAAATGCTTTAAGTTGATGCAAAGCTGCAACTTAAACTCACTAATTAACTGCTCAAGGTTAGAAACACAGGTAAAATGCAGAAAAGGCCACAAGTGTAGGGTAGACTGGGTTAGCACCATTGATGTGCTCCATACATCATGTTTATTCAGAGATTATGGCGATTGTAAAATGTTATAGTACCAAACGTAAGATTAGGTGATCCCAAGCAtttggaggggaaaaaaagTTTGAAAGACAGAAGAAATAATAGGCTCAAAAAAGTAACGACTCCTGTTGCTCATATAAAGGAGTAACAAAGTAAAACAAATAATAGGTAGTGAAAACTAGCTTACTCTTGCCTGGTAATAAAGTAATAGATGACCAAAGTATGACTACTGTACCTTTACAATAGCTATAGCAGCAGACACTGGATCTCTAACTCCAAGGACAGTCCACACCAAAGAATTATCAGAACCAGCAGGTATAATACCAATGGGGATAGAAATTGCTTCTTTTTGGTTGTCTCGACTAAGTAAACCATTTAAAACCTGCAGGTAAGATGAATCCACATAAATGCAACTTGTCTCAGAGGAACAATTGATTAATTGTCAATAAATCAAATCAGTTAGATTAATTATTTCACATTAAGTCAGTTGTGaggaattcaaattcaaatggaATCTAAAAAAATTCAAGCCACTTGTTTCCACTAAGAGCCAACTCAATGTACATAATTGACACAATTATAATTATGCACGTCACACAAGTTACAAAATCCAAGATCCATTTCATGTCGGAATCAGCTGTCAAGTACACTCTGAAACTATCTCAACATGCTAAGAAGTAAAGACTGCATGATTAAATCTCACTGACACATCTAAAGGCTTACTGTATGAAATGGACAAGAATCTTATCCCAAATCAGAACAGCCAATATGAAGCGCCAATTGACAATTCAAGACCCCGGGGTGGCTTAACTCACTAAGCACTTAAAGATAACAACTACTTCCTATTTACCGCGATACCAGTGCACATTCACCATAGACTTCCCTGCAACATGCTGGACATGTGGGCTTACAAAATTTTCCGCTGATATTACAAAAATTTAATTGTTATTATTGACTGTTAGTACTTTGGCATATTGATTATATTACTGCAAGACCCCAGGAGAAACCAACCTTGAGGTTCCAGTAACTGTAATGGAGAAGGCTCCCTGCTAAGCAATAGAAAATGGGACTTTCTGGAAACATTATGTGATTTAACTTCCCACCAGAAAACCAAAGGCAATGACTCGATTGCTCCTTCCATCTGAAAATCAATACCTGTCCTGGAACCCAACTTTCTTTGGTGATATGTGATCAGAATGGACAGATGAAGTCAATCTAGTTAAATATACCTTATAACCACTTAAAAATCTTCAATCCTTGAGAATACATTGGTATCTATAAGAATTTTCCTAATTAGGAAACTGAAGCACTCACCCTAATTTTGGcatttgaaaggaaaaaataacattTGAAATAGATGATTATGGGCAGGGCTGAACATTTTCACCACATTAAATGACATTCATACTGCAATCAAAACTAATTTGAGCTGCTCTTGACTTGATTTTAGCAAGCTCAACTTGAGGTTGAAAAGCTGAGATAAGAATCTAGTGGAGCTCAGTCACAACAAgtctttttgggtcaaaatttcattgaacttGACTCAACTTTCCGTATTCTAATTTGGTCCAGATATCTTCCAATACTCCCATTACCATAATTAGCCTTTAGACATACATAAATGATGTTGATTTGAATATAGATGCATTTGATCAAATCGAGCACAATCTGGAATGCCTCGCACTGATAACAATAGAAAAGTGGAGAATTTGAATTTTAGTTTTTGGTTTAGACTTCGACTTTTAGTATTAAAAGCATTTGAATATTACGTCCTTTGAGTTTTGAGCTCAAACTTGTAATGCTATTTTTAAGTACATTATTTTGTGTTATAATGTGCTCGGTTGTTCACCCTAAGTAAAATCCTAGCTCTGTCACTCCCTGCAAGACTAGCTATTTCTCAATATATGTACATGTACCATAATAGCTGATGACGAAGAACGATTATATAATGTTTTGTTCAGTAATGAAGTTCACTAGATCTTTTTAGACAAATAAATGCTACCTCTCCTTCGATGGGTAGTCTTAAGGAAATCTAGCTGGAATTCATAGAATCTctttttcctccatctcttgcTCTACCCTGATCACCTAGACCTACTGCTTCTCTCTCGTATCTCAGATTATAGATATTTCTTCCAGAATCTAAAATTAAGACACCTAAAAGCTTTGAAAATTAGATCTTAGGCACCATAGTTTCCTGGTGCTGCAGATTCACATGCAAACCACATGTTCAGAAAGTATAGTAAATTTAGATTTTCTCCTATACCTGAAAGGGGTTCCGTGAAAAGTGGTCTAGATGATCTGGTTCTCAATGTCTACATCAAGATTTTCCATTCTCTGGAAAAGATACACTTGAGATTTTCTCCTCTTTATTAGCTTCACACTAGACTTGCAAAACAAGTAGAAGTCATGAGACTATTTACTGGCTTTTCCATCTCAAACacagaagaaaggaaaatgaacATTTCCTACCTAATTTTTGTAAATGTCACTCTTGCTATTGTTTGAAATATAAAGACCACATTCAAGCTATTGGGACCCAACTCCTAATTATTCAAGCCCATTCTGGATTGGCAATAGATTCACATTAAGTGTTAGTGGCACTCCTAGACTAGCCAGCAGCTTATAGCATACTATAAGACCCCTATTAACCAGTTATTTTTGGAGTACTACCCACCAGGGGTGAAAACAAAGCACCAGCCAAGAGACCTGGAAAAGATATTGTCTATCCAACTTCTACCTCTATTCGTCTAAGTTTCCAAATAAAGCAGAGAAGAAGATAGACAAACTTCAGACAACTCCCATTATGAGGGTAGCACTGTCAATAATTTTTTGGCTAATTTCCCTCAAATGCTGCCTCAAATTCAGTCAAACAAAAGCTTGAGTCAAGCTCAAGCGTGCTTGTTAAGGTAAACCAGAACCATGCACACTAGTATTCTGCTCAAATGCTCGATGACTTGCTCGAAATCTTGTGCGTGTGGGTGTGTGTAAGATTACTAAAATGCCAGCCCCTTTTGGACATATTACATCTTTTTTAGCTTTTTTTAGGTAAGTAGTTGGAGGTTATAGCTTTTTTTAGCTTTTTTAGGTAATGATCtcagataaaataattaaactaaTCTGgctccaaaaagaaaaggaaaagcaaaccAAAAAACTAAGCTTGAGCTCGCTTTGCTTTCGCCAATGAGCTTGAGCTCCTCGCTGTTTTTATCAAATCTAGATCTCAAGCATGACATTTGGTATTCAATCAAGCTTGAGCACAGGTAAAATTAGTCAAGCTCAGGCAGTGTTCGTGCTCGACTCAGCTAGTTTATACTCCTAAAGTCTAAACTTGGTCCAAATGCAGAAGCAAAATTCGATCTGATGGAATGGAATACAATGAGGATCCAAATGCTCGACTTGCCTAGGGCAGTGTTTCCCAATCATGGAGATGCTGCAATAAGAATATCAGACTTGAACAAATCACTAGTTAGCAAATGGAGGTTTGAAAAAAGAGGACAATTCACACTAGAGGCAGAGTATTGACTTAAAAGTGCGGTCTGATTAGCTGTCAACATTTAAGAATAAACCAGGAAGAGCATTGACTGAGAAGGCAACAAGCTCAAATGGTATACTCATTTTGCTGGAAGGGATTGCATCAGAATCAGATTCTCAAATAACATCTAGTGCAGCAACAAAACCTTTGAGGGATAATGATTCCCTATTGTTCACACTTGTTGCCAATCATGGAGTTATTATTGTGGAAATTCTTCATACAGCAGTTTAGGAGCAACACAGAAGCTGCAATTTCAGCCCCAGGATGCAGAGAACTTTCCATTAGACCTTTAATCTCTCAACATTGAGAATAAACATCATGATCCAATCAATTGGTATGGTGAagcaaaaagtgaattttcaatcaAATTCCTACCATCATCTGGGAAACTACGCTTTGAGCTTCCTTCTGAGAAACTATGGGATACTGTTACACCAAAACAAGCGGTCTTTTTATATTTGGGAAGTGACTCATCAAAGCATTCTAACAGGGGATATGCAGACAAAAATGAACACAGTCTACATAAGTTGTTATCATCCAAAACTAAAGAACACGAGTCCCCTACTACTGCATTGTGAAATATCATCAGAATTATGGTCAACACATTTCAAACTTGCCAATTTTCTATGAAAATGCCATGAACAGTAGAAAATGTAAAAAACATATCACTGAGTTGGGCCTTTTAATTCAAAAGGAGAAATAAGACTAGAATGGGATTGTGCCCAGCTTTGTATTCTTGAAGGCTAAGGAGAGGAACAACTGATCTTTCAATGGAAATGTGAAGTTTGAGTGGAAAATACCCTTTAAAAGTATAACAATTCCTGCTGAGTCGGATCTTTTATCTATTAAACAGGACCAAAAAATTAGGATTAAGATTGTGCCCAGCTGTTTGATTTTCCAGTCTATGGTGAAAGGAACAACTGATCTTTCAATAGGGATCCCCAGCACCGAGAACAACTTAATCTCATGTCCACAACACCCTGCAGTTTTGGATAAATGACACCCTAGCCAATTGAAAGCCTCTCTGCTGTTGATTCTTTTAACCCAGCTCATCATTGTTAAAGAAGATAACTAGATCCTGTATCCACGGGTTATACCCCCTTGGTGCCTCCAAGTAAATTATTTTAGGTTCTACGACATATTGACTGGGATCAACTCCGatcatcaaaattaaaaaaaaaaaatacaaactgTCCTAATTAGCAAACTTCCAATATAATTATAACACGCTACAGAAGAAGCACAGCCAAAGAAATTAAGCTCATAAGCTAAATTTTACATGCATAATTTCACTCAAACAGATACCAGCTATAAACATGAAATATCAAACTTCTAATGGTTGGAATTCACTTATGTGTTATGAATTGGGATCTATGTGCCCTGTGTAGTCTAACCAAGCTTGTCCAAGAATTGAAATTATAATACAATAACGTATAATTAACATGAAGTGCATCATTTTAAGAAAATCCTCGGGTCTCTATATAAAGTAAGAAAATGCGAAAGTGGAAGCACCAAACTAGGAGGAGATAGGATACCAATTAACAATGCAAAAAAAATCTGTTAAAGTGTTTCtgaaatccccaaaaattaaaattccGATTTAAGAGAATTAGAAACATTCTTGCatcctttattttttattttctttttttttatgaaaatatCTTTTTTACATGTATCCAACTGTAGAATATGCATACCCATGAAATTGTTGACTTGGTTATAGGTTTAGAAAAAATTTATTAGAGAAGCAAACTAAAGGCATACAAATAGGACATTGAGTATGGCTTGAACAGAGAGTTGACACTAATACCAACCATATATAAGAAGTTACTCCTGTTGACCTCAAACGAATCCTTTTGCTGGCAGGAGTGCTAATTCAGCAACTACCGAAATTACACAAATTCCCTTCAACCCTAAATTTTTCTCAGGACATAATAAAGTCAACCTAATCTACATTAATAATGTCTTTTGAAGTAGTAACTTCAGTACCTTTTAGCAAGCCCACAAAAACAATTAAATGAAATTCCTGAAACTCCCTTGTACTTGTCCAAGCTATATCACCATTGAACCATGTCTTACTGTTTGGTTTTCAAGTGGGAAATTGAGTTGATTTCCAGATATCCCGAAAATATAAATCTTTCAGGTCCTCCTGttttttccccctttctttcttctttttgtccAAGTACAAGGGAAGGGGTCTAACATCTATCGCTTACAGTATTCATAGATCTCATTAGTCATATTTAGATCCATGAATTGATCATTATGTGGAACTCTTCAATCACAAACTTCATATTGTTTAGCTATTGCCATCTGATACAGAAAAGTAAGATCGATAATTACAAAACCCAACCCCAAAATCATGAAGTCAAATgttaaggggaaaaaaatcagGTGTTGTGTAGAGATTAAACCACTTTTCTGTCTCGTTGATAATATTCAGGAAAATATAAAGGTATTTCTCCTGACCATGAAAATGATGAAGCAAAAATCAGGTTAAGAGGCAGGGATTTGGAAGATATGCACAACTGCCAATATGCAGTATCCAGACAGAAAAGGATATAATCAACTGACCTCATTCACTATTCCATCACCCCCGACGCATATGATACCTGACGATAGggaaaagataaaaaaacaACAAAGATAACTACAGAAagatgacttaaaaataaaaataagtataaatataaatataaattatttACTCAAATTAGACGAGATATGAAgcacaaaaatttgaaaaattaccatcaGGGCAAGTGCTGAAATCAACAGTTGCTGCAAGTTTTCTTGCATGACCAGCAGAATTTGTTTTCACCACCTCCAGCTGAAATCCAGCAAGCTGTTCATTCAAAAAATTGCAGTTACCAACTATGCTAACCAAAAAATTGGAATCAACATTCCATA contains:
- the LOC113760984 gene encoding sphingoid long-chain bases kinase 1-like — its product is MIKVFLLVFAGENSFDQEMKLAGFQLEVVKTNSAGHARKLAATVDFSTCPDGIICVGGDGIVNEVLNGLLSRDNQKEAISIPIGIIPAGSDNSLVWTVLGVRDPVSAAIAIVKGGLTATDVFAVEWIQGGGIHFGTTVTYFGFVSDVLELSEKYQKRFGPLRYFVAGFLKFFCLPKYNFEVEYLPASLEGTGDGKGLVDQEVIDMADLYTDIMRRSSKEGLPRASSLSSIDSIMTPSRMSGVDLDATSGSAEPSEYVRAIDPKSKRLSAGRNNTTSEPEVIHPQLPLSSTPNWPRTRSKSRTDKGWTGVTAANDTTRSSWANNAPNDKEDISSTMSDPGPIWDAEPRWDTEPNWDMENSIEFPGPKEDADVAAKREIALKSEDKWVVKKGHFLGVLVCNHSCKTVQSLSSQVVAPKAEHDDKNLDLLLVHGNGRLRLIRFFLRLQLGKHLSLPYVEYVKVKSVKVKPGKHTHKGCGIDGELFPVNGQVICSLLPDQCRLVGRTPCNT